TCAGTACCATTATTGTTGTGTAGCTGTGAAATAGATCATCATCCTTTACCTCATTACATTTCTTCAATACAAAGTTCCCAGTGACTATGCGATCGCATCCAATTTCTCCATTTCCAAAGAAGCCAAATAAAGGAACACTAGGAAAAAACTTTCTGAATGCATCAGCCTCAACATTCCCCTTGGCTCTATAATATTGAAAACCCCTGCCAACACATGCAAACATGAAGCCAATGGTATTCCGTTCTGGAATGTTGGCAGCTTTGAGGCGCTGCATCGCAGCCTCAACGGTCTTCTCGTCATTGACATCCTCGTTGAGGAGCACCGTGGCACTCTGGATTCGGTGTCCACTAAATGACAGTCCAACCACACCAGTGGCGTCAATATCCAGAGGCTGTCTGGaaatcaaattagaaaaatgtgGTGATAcatcatgaaataaaatataaactttaaaaggtaaaagaaaagtgATTCACTGGCCAGGAGCTGCTGTCTTTAACAGCCTCCATCTAGCCCGAGGCTTACCTTTAGCTAAGAGCAGTATAATAgggattaaaaattaaactatgaAAACACTTAAAAGAAGGCAAGGAAGCAGATCTATGAGGAAGTAAACAACTGTTTTTTCAGTCACAAATTTGAGGGGCAAATGTATCTCCACAAAGATTTCTGAAAACCATCATGGGTTtttagaaagatataaaatatccttaacctttttcactttcttagaaggaatcttaaaaattttatacatatacatgatATCTACTAAATAAAGCTTTCTAGTATTATTTACATGTTTGGTATCTTTCTCCCCCTTACCTTGGCTGTCACAttctaaaaaaagatatattagatATTCAATCATGAACAATAATCTTATTAGGAACCTGTAACTCCAGAAGTTTTAGCTTAACATTATCTGGTCCATAAAGAAACAAGATTCTATTGCTGGGTCTTATTTATTACTTTCAGCCTAGAATTCAGCTTAATCTAAAGATAAAAACATGTTTTGCTtatatttgctcttttaaaaaatgaagtatttcatccttactaaagaaaatataaagtatcAAAGTTATAGAGCATAATATAGTGAACACctataggagaaaaacaaataccttaTATTTCTATCATGTTTACCAACATGTGAGTTGATGAAAGGGCAAGATTACTTGGCTAACAAGATACTTAATTCTAAAAGCTTAAATGATTAAGACAGTAAGGCTAACTTAGTAGCAAAACCCTTTACTGAGGAGCAAAATCCACCTTCTCAAGTCCTCCACTGCCCCCTTAAACTTACTATGTTTCCTCTTTGACATATAATCGCAATGTGTATTGTCAGTATCTTGTCTCAAAgaattatttatcctttttttttttttttggcaaggtGGTATATCTGGCCACTGTCAAAACGGAGCTTTGATTTATTCAATGGCTTCTTTTACCCACTGACACAGTACGAAGACCACATTAAAATTAATGTAACGATTCTTGAGGCTTATTTCCCACAATAggtacagaaagaaaatgatatacagggatctctgggtggctcagcggtttggcgcctgcctttggcccagggcatgatcctggagccccgggatcgagtcccgcgtcgggctcccggcatggagcctgcttctccctccctctgcctctttctctctatcataaataaataaatcttaaaaaaaaaaaaaaagaaaaagaaagaaaatgctatacAGTCAACTGACCATGCTAACAGGCTCGCATCCCAGATGTTGTATGCCTGGTCTGAGTGAGATTGGCATTTAAAAGGTAAATGAGGTGCTAAATCATCACTGCGCTGACATACAATTCAGAGGTAAAAGCAAAGACGCACAGAAGATCAGGTCTGAGGAGAAATAATCCACAGGTAATCACTGAGAATTAGGTGATTCTACTGCTTAGAATTCAGTGCACTTGCATTCTTCACCTCTTCCTCTCTGGTGAGGAAGACAGATTTGATAACTGTCACAGGTAATGTTATTCCCTCTCCAGAGAATTTCCATAGAACTCAGCATACCGGAGGTTCTAAGAAGTTTTACCATGAGGATTCACTGTGTAACCATGTGTTTCCTTTAGAGGAGGAAACAGAACTACAGAGGAAGTGATCACTATGGTTGTACAGGGTTCAGAGCTGTTAGGGATACTCCAGTAGACAATGCTGAAAATCAACTTAGAAGAGAGGATGAATTCAActaaaataagttattaaaagaaaacataaaaatttcacTCCCTAACAGTAAGCAGAATTATGTTGAGTATTGCAAAACAGAGTGACCTATTAGCTTAGCAGTTCtgtaaacatgtattttaaaaagcctaGGTAAGAAAAACCTGAGAACACTTGTGGTCATGCATAGGAGAAACTGGAAGCACAGGAGACCTACTTGTCAGAAGTCAGTGATGCCAGGTTATCCACCTGGCCTCCAGCCAATATGACGTTCATATCACTGAAAGCGCTGACAACTCGCTGCAGATAATTATTGGCTCCCACCTTACAGCAATTATAGCCAAATACCAAGACCACACGAAGCTCAGGGTTATCTAGAAGGCCTgcagagaaaagaagagcaaCAATTAAAGATAGCTTTCCAAGAGgaatattagtatttttattacaatCTTCTACATTTTTGCAAAATGCAATGTTTCTGCTAATTACTTGCACTTCTACTTATATGCAGTTTAGTGATGCTGTCCAGTTTCccattttgttttgggtttttttttttttttttttttttacaaaatctaaCACTGTTTAACATGTTTGCTGGcattaattttccccattaaaaaaatgaaatggctatttgaaaataatacaacCCACACTCAACACAAATAAGGAAGCTGCTATGTAACTGAGCAGCACCTGTGGTGGATCTTGATAGAAGCTGTCTCCATACAGGACACACCTGGAATAAAAGGGAACGCTGGTTTACACAGAACAGAGTTAGCAGCAGTGATAATTTAAAGATCCAGAGAAAATGGACAGACAAGGCACCAACCACCTGTAGTGTCCAATGGTGGTCCCCCCCAAAATGTATCCACATCAAACCTCTGGAACGGATGAATGTGAACTGACGTGGGGAAAAAAGGCCTTTGCAAATGTgtttagggaatttttttttttaagattttatttatttattcatgagagacacagagagaggcagagacacaggcagagggagaagcaggctccatgcagggagcccgatgtgagactcgatcccaggaccccaggaccacaccctgggccgaaggcaggcgccaaaccactgagccaggtgggCTGCCTTTGGATCTTGAGATGATATCATCTGTTATTATCCAGGCAGGGTCCATAAATACTAGGCCAAATGTGCTTAGaagaaacacagaca
This region of Canis lupus baileyi chromosome 32, mCanLup2.hap1, whole genome shotgun sequence genomic DNA includes:
- the FBXO22 gene encoding F-box only protein 22 isoform X3, which codes for MFLFKSLNYENELVESGWNEFDLRRNNRCSNEWPEKNVHILPQTVLYMADSETFISLEECRGHKRARKRTTMEAAFALEKLFPKQCHILGIVTPGIVVTPMGSGNNRPQEIEIGESGFALLFPQIEGIKIQPFHFIKDPKNLTLERHQLTEVGLLDNPELRVVLVFGYNCCKVGANNYLQRVVSAFSDMNVILAGGQVDNLASLTSDKQPLDIDATGVVGLSFSGHRIQSATVLLNEDVNDEKTVEAAMQRLKAANIPERNTIGFMFACVGRGFQYYRAKGNVEADAFRKFFPSVPLFGFFGNGEIGCDRIVTGNFVLKKCNEVKDDDLFHSYTTIMVLIHLGSSK